In Acidovorax sp. GBBC 1281, a single window of DNA contains:
- the gcvT gene encoding glycine cleavage system aminomethyltransferase GcvT, translating to MSAADAALLTTPLNALHLELGARMVPFAGYSMPVQYPAGLMAEHLHTRQAAGLFDVSHMGQLRLVGSDAAAAFESLIPVDVIDLPVGKQRYGLLLNDEGGIIDDLMFIKQGEGDIFVIVNGACKAGDIAHIQARIGQRCEVVPMPDHALLALQGPQAVAALSRLAPGIEQLVFMTGGRYEIAGCDAFVTRSGYTGEDGFEISVPASQAEALARALLAQPEVKPIGLGARNSLRLEAGLCLYGNDIDTTTTPPEAGLNWAIQKVRRTGGARAGGFPGAAKVLAQIDDPATLTRKRVGLTALERVPVREHTPLQSTEGEALGEVTSGLLGPSVNQPIAMAYVPPALAAIGTRVQAIVRGKPVPMQVCALPFVAPRYYRG from the coding sequence CGTTCGCCGGCTATTCCATGCCCGTGCAGTACCCCGCCGGCCTGATGGCGGAGCATCTGCACACGCGCCAGGCCGCCGGCCTGTTCGACGTGTCGCACATGGGCCAGTTGCGCCTGGTGGGCAGCGATGCCGCGGCCGCCTTCGAATCCCTCATTCCCGTGGACGTGATCGACCTGCCCGTGGGCAAGCAGCGCTACGGCCTGCTGCTGAACGACGAGGGCGGCATCATCGACGACCTGATGTTCATCAAGCAGGGCGAGGGCGACATCTTCGTGATCGTGAACGGCGCCTGCAAGGCCGGCGACATCGCGCACATCCAGGCCCGCATCGGCCAGCGCTGCGAGGTCGTCCCCATGCCCGACCATGCGCTGCTGGCGCTGCAGGGACCGCAGGCCGTTGCGGCGCTGTCGCGGCTGGCGCCCGGCATCGAGCAGCTCGTCTTCATGACCGGCGGGCGCTACGAGATTGCGGGCTGCGATGCCTTCGTCACCCGCAGCGGGTACACGGGCGAGGACGGGTTCGAGATCTCGGTGCCCGCATCGCAGGCCGAGGCGCTGGCGCGCGCCCTGCTCGCGCAGCCCGAAGTGAAGCCGATCGGCCTGGGCGCGCGCAACTCGCTGCGCCTGGAAGCGGGCCTGTGCCTGTACGGCAACGACATCGACACCACCACAACGCCCCCCGAAGCCGGCCTGAACTGGGCCATCCAGAAGGTGCGCCGCACGGGCGGTGCGCGGGCCGGCGGCTTTCCCGGCGCGGCCAAGGTGCTGGCGCAGATCGACGACCCGGCCACCCTGACGCGCAAGCGCGTGGGCCTCACCGCGCTGGAGCGCGTGCCCGTGCGCGAGCACACCCCGCTGCAAAGCACCGAGGGCGAGGCCCTTGGCGAGGTCACCAGCGGCCTGCTGGGCCCGAGCGTGAACCAGCCCATCGCCATGGCCTACGTGCCCCCGGCACTGGCCGCCATCGGCACGCGCGTGCAGGCCATCGTGCGCGGCAAGCCGGTGCCCATGCAGGTGTGCGCGCTGCCTTTCGTGGCGCCCCGCTACTACCGCGGCTGA
- the gcvH gene encoding glycine cleavage system protein GcvH, whose translation MTVQYSRDHEWIDAADANAAVVGITVHAQDALGDVVFVDLPEVGKTFSQGEVAGVVESVKAAADVYMPVSGEVVEVNEALRADPSLANSDPLNTGWFFKVKLSDPAQLSGLMDETAYTDFAKNA comes from the coding sequence ATGACCGTTCAATACTCCCGCGATCACGAGTGGATCGACGCCGCCGATGCCAACGCCGCCGTGGTCGGCATCACCGTCCATGCCCAGGATGCCCTGGGCGACGTGGTGTTCGTGGACCTGCCCGAAGTCGGCAAGACCTTCTCGCAGGGCGAAGTGGCCGGCGTGGTCGAGTCCGTCAAGGCCGCCGCCGATGTGTACATGCCCGTCTCGGGCGAGGTGGTGGAAGTGAACGAGGCGCTGCGCGCCGACCCGTCGCTCGCCAACTCCGACCCCTTGAACACCGGCTGGTTCTTCAAGGTCAAGCTGTCCGATCCAGCCCAGTTGTCCGGCCTGATGGACGAAACGGCCTACACCGATTTCGCCAAGAACGCCTGA
- the gcvP gene encoding aminomethyl-transferring glycine dehydrogenase, with translation MLMQSALPLGALENATEFLPRHIGIDGADEQHMLSAIGEASRRALVDGIVPRSIARSRAMDLPPATTEAAALAELKAIAAHNQVLRSFIGQGYHGTHTPGVILRNILENPAWYTAYTPYQAEISQGRMEALVNFQTMVCDLTAMPIANASMLDEATAAAEAMTLAKRSVKSKSTRFIVAGDAHPQTIEVIQTRAAPLGIEVVLANSLAEWNDALDGDYFAVLAQYPATSGRIDDLAADAARAHAKGAAFIAAADLLALTLITPPGEWGADIVVGTTQRFGMPMGAGGPHAAFMACRDEYKRSLPGRLVGVSVDVHGKPAYRLALQTREQHIRREKATSNICTAQVLPAVVASMYAVYHGPQGLMRIAQRVAAYTAILAKGLEQLGAPLRPQAAFDTLSLHTEGATQAIAARAVSLGANLRVYFENYLCISLDETTTRADIELLWKVFAREGQALPTFAAFEKGVEPLIPTGLRRTSAFLTHPVFNTHHSETGMLRYIRQLSDKDLALDRSMIPLGSCTMKLNATSEMIPITWPEFANVHPFAPADQQRGYRLLDEQLRAWLCEATGYAGISLQPNAGSQGEYAGLLAIKAYHAAQGEGHRNICLIPSSAHGTNPASAQMVGMQVVVTACDANGNVDLADLRAKCEQHSAHLACVMITYPSTHGVFETQVKELCALVHQHGGRVYVDGANMNALVGVAAPGEFGGDVSHLNLHKTFCIPHGGGGPGVGPVCVVADLVPYLPSHRTAAAQGALGADTNAAANGVGAVSSAPLGNAAVLPISWMYIRMMGAEGLQAATETAILSANYISARLKDHYPTLYASANGHVAHECILDLRGLKETSGVMAEDVAKRLIDYGFHAPTLSFPVPNTLMVEPTESETLSELDRFIDAMIAIREEIRQIESGAWPQDDNPLKHAPHTAESLLAPEWTRPYARETAAFPVDALRHSKYWSPVGRVDNVWGDRNLSCSCIPVSDYA, from the coding sequence ATGCTGATGCAATCCGCCCTGCCGCTTGGCGCGCTTGAAAACGCCACCGAGTTCCTGCCCCGCCACATCGGCATCGACGGGGCGGACGAACAGCACATGCTCTCCGCCATCGGCGAGGCCTCGCGCCGCGCGCTGGTGGACGGCATCGTGCCGCGCTCCATCGCGCGCAGCCGGGCCATGGACCTGCCGCCCGCCACCACGGAAGCCGCGGCGCTGGCCGAGCTGAAGGCCATCGCCGCACATAACCAGGTGCTGCGCAGCTTCATCGGCCAGGGCTACCACGGCACGCACACGCCGGGCGTCATCCTGCGCAACATCCTGGAGAACCCCGCCTGGTACACGGCCTACACGCCGTACCAGGCCGAGATCTCGCAGGGCCGCATGGAGGCGCTGGTCAACTTCCAGACCATGGTGTGCGACCTCACGGCCATGCCCATCGCCAACGCCTCCATGCTGGACGAGGCCACCGCGGCGGCCGAGGCCATGACGCTGGCCAAGCGCTCGGTCAAATCGAAAAGCACGCGCTTCATCGTGGCCGGCGACGCGCACCCGCAGACCATCGAGGTGATCCAGACGCGCGCCGCGCCGCTTGGCATCGAGGTGGTGCTGGCCAACTCGCTGGCCGAGTGGAATGACGCGCTGGACGGCGACTACTTCGCCGTGCTGGCGCAGTACCCTGCCACCAGCGGCCGCATCGACGACCTGGCGGCCGATGCCGCCCGGGCCCATGCCAAGGGCGCGGCCTTCATCGCCGCGGCCGACCTGCTGGCCCTCACCCTCATCACGCCGCCCGGCGAATGGGGCGCGGACATCGTGGTGGGCACCACGCAGCGCTTCGGCATGCCCATGGGCGCGGGCGGCCCGCACGCCGCCTTCATGGCCTGCCGCGACGAGTACAAGCGCTCCCTGCCCGGCCGCCTGGTCGGCGTGAGCGTGGACGTGCACGGCAAGCCCGCCTACCGCCTGGCGCTGCAGACGCGCGAGCAGCACATCCGCCGCGAAAAGGCCACCTCCAACATCTGCACGGCCCAGGTGCTGCCAGCCGTGGTGGCCAGCATGTACGCCGTTTACCACGGGCCCCAGGGCCTGATGCGCATCGCCCAGCGCGTGGCCGCCTACACCGCCATCCTGGCCAAGGGGCTGGAGCAACTGGGTGCGCCGCTGCGCCCGCAGGCCGCCTTCGACACGCTGTCGCTGCACACCGAAGGCGCCACGCAAGCCATCGCGGCCCGCGCTGTCTCGCTGGGCGCCAACCTGCGCGTCTATTTCGAGAACTACCTGTGCATCTCGCTGGACGAGACCACCACGCGTGCCGACATCGAGCTGCTGTGGAAGGTGTTTGCCCGGGAAGGCCAGGCGCTGCCCACCTTCGCCGCCTTCGAAAAGGGCGTGGAGCCGCTGATCCCCACGGGGCTGCGCCGCACCAGCGCCTTCCTCACGCACCCGGTGTTCAACACCCACCATTCCGAGACCGGCATGCTGCGCTACATCCGCCAGCTGTCCGACAAGGACCTGGCGCTGGACCGCAGCATGATCCCGCTGGGCAGCTGCACCATGAAGCTGAACGCGACCAGCGAGATGATCCCCATCACCTGGCCCGAATTCGCCAACGTGCACCCCTTCGCCCCGGCCGACCAGCAACGGGGCTATCGCCTGCTCGACGAGCAGTTGCGCGCCTGGCTGTGCGAGGCCACGGGCTACGCCGGCATCAGCCTGCAGCCCAACGCGGGCTCGCAGGGCGAATACGCCGGCCTGCTGGCCATCAAGGCCTACCACGCGGCCCAGGGCGAGGGCCACCGCAACATCTGCCTGATCCCCAGCAGCGCGCACGGCACCAACCCCGCCAGCGCCCAGATGGTAGGCATGCAGGTCGTGGTGACGGCCTGCGATGCCAACGGCAACGTGGACCTGGCCGACCTGCGCGCCAAGTGCGAGCAGCACAGCGCGCATCTGGCCTGCGTGATGATCACCTACCCCAGCACGCACGGCGTTTTCGAGACGCAGGTGAAGGAGCTGTGCGCGCTGGTGCACCAGCACGGTGGGCGCGTGTACGTGGACGGCGCCAACATGAACGCCCTGGTGGGCGTGGCCGCCCCCGGCGAGTTCGGCGGCGACGTGAGCCACCTGAACCTGCACAAGACCTTCTGCATCCCGCACGGCGGCGGCGGCCCCGGCGTCGGCCCCGTGTGCGTGGTGGCCGACCTGGTGCCCTACCTGCCAAGCCACCGCACCGCGGCCGCGCAAGGCGCCCTGGGCGCCGACACGAACGCCGCCGCCAACGGCGTGGGCGCGGTCAGCTCCGCCCCGCTGGGCAATGCCGCCGTGCTGCCGATCAGCTGGATGTACATCCGCATGATGGGCGCCGAGGGCCTGCAGGCCGCGACCGAGACGGCCATCCTGTCGGCCAACTACATCAGCGCACGCCTGAAGGACCACTACCCCACGCTGTACGCGAGCGCCAACGGCCACGTGGCCCACGAGTGCATCCTGGACCTGCGGGGCCTGAAGGAAACCAGCGGCGTGATGGCCGAGGACGTGGCCAAGCGACTGATCGACTACGGCTTCCATGCGCCCACGCTGTCGTTCCCGGTGCCCAACACGCTGATGGTGGAGCCCACCGAAAGCGAAACGCTGTCCGAACTGGACCGCTTCATCGACGCGATGATCGCCATCCGCGAGGAGATCCGCCAGATCGAATCCGGTGCCTGGCCGCAGGACGACAACCCGCTCAAGCATGCACCCCACACGGCCGAGAGCCTGCTCGCCCCGGAATGGACGCGGCCCTACGCCCGCGAGACCGCGGCCTTTCCGGTGGACGCCTTGCGCCACAGCAAGTACTGGTCGCCGGTCGGCCGCGTGGACAACGTCTGGGGCGACCGCAACCTGTCGTGCAGTTGCATTCCGGTGAGCGACTACGCGTGA
- a CDS encoding FKBP-type peptidyl-prolyl cis-trans isomerase, whose protein sequence is MAQTAPVTLPSGLVYESLKEGTGASPKATDTVKVHYKGTLPDGKEFDSSYKRGEPTEFPLNRVIPCWTEGVQRMKPGGKAKLTCPPAIAYGERGAGGVIPPNATLNFEIELISVR, encoded by the coding sequence ATGGCGCAGACCGCCCCCGTCACCCTGCCCAGCGGGCTGGTGTACGAGTCGCTGAAAGAAGGCACCGGCGCCTCGCCCAAGGCCACGGACACCGTCAAGGTGCACTACAAGGGCACACTGCCGGACGGCAAGGAGTTCGACAGCTCCTACAAGCGCGGCGAACCCACCGAGTTTCCGCTCAACCGCGTCATTCCCTGCTGGACCGAAGGCGTGCAGCGCATGAAGCCGGGCGGCAAGGCCAAGCTGACCTGCCCGCCGGCCATCGCCTACGGCGAGCGCGGCGCGGGCGGCGTCATTCCCCCCAACGCCACGCTGAACTTCGAAATCGAACTGATCTCGGTCCGCTGA
- a CDS encoding MerR family transcriptional regulator, which yields MLLQVGELARRTGLTVRTLHHYDEVGLLKPSGRSEAGYRLYSPSDVQRLHGIQTLRQMGLPLSDIAALLAGDGMAPEQIIGQQIRALDQQIAQATELRGRLSLLRDGLEAGAEPDMGDWLQALALMATYGKYFSAAELKHIFSHWHRIEADWLVVRDRVCQAMDEGLPIDAPAVQALAYRWMALMLHWMDGDMDLLERWGHMFRTEPSTQGRNHAPPGDMIRYIEGAIQLRMDLLLRYLDRDDLRRLGQVHHTQWQQLEQEVQQLLDQGIPPGHPQARDAAAHWDTLFATLCRNDAGLRAKLMRASASEPLLRAGSPLSEPVRHYLHAVPRLPVAAPSP from the coding sequence ATGCTGCTCCAGGTCGGCGAGCTGGCCCGGCGCACCGGCCTCACGGTGCGCACGCTGCACCATTATGACGAGGTGGGTTTGCTCAAGCCCTCGGGCCGGTCCGAGGCGGGTTACCGCCTTTACAGCCCGTCCGACGTGCAGCGGCTGCACGGCATCCAGACGCTGCGCCAGATGGGCCTGCCGCTCAGCGACATCGCGGCCCTGCTGGCGGGCGACGGCATGGCGCCCGAGCAGATCATCGGGCAGCAGATCCGTGCGCTGGACCAGCAGATCGCGCAGGCCACCGAGCTGCGCGGCCGCCTGTCGCTGCTGCGCGACGGGCTGGAGGCCGGCGCCGAGCCCGACATGGGCGACTGGCTGCAGGCGCTGGCGCTCATGGCCACCTACGGCAAGTACTTCAGCGCGGCCGAGCTCAAGCACATCTTCTCCCATTGGCACCGCATCGAAGCGGACTGGCTGGTCGTCAGGGACCGGGTGTGCCAGGCCATGGACGAGGGCCTGCCGATCGATGCGCCCGCGGTCCAGGCGCTGGCCTACCGATGGATGGCGCTGATGCTGCACTGGATGGACGGCGACATGGACCTGCTGGAACGCTGGGGCCACATGTTCCGCACCGAGCCCAGCACCCAGGGCCGCAACCATGCGCCGCCGGGCGACATGATCCGGTACATCGAAGGCGCCATCCAGTTGCGCATGGACCTGCTGCTACGCTACCTGGACCGTGACGACCTGCGCCGGCTGGGCCAGGTACACCACACGCAATGGCAGCAGCTGGAGCAGGAAGTACAGCAGTTGCTGGACCAGGGCATTCCCCCGGGCCATCCCCAGGCGAGGGATGCCGCTGCGCACTGGGACACACTGTTCGCCACCCTTTGCCGCAACGACGCCGGGCTGCGCGCCAAGCTGATGCGCGCATCGGCCAGCGAGCCCCTGCTGCGCGCCGGCTCCCCCTTGAGCGAGCCCGTGCGCCACTACCTGCACGCCGTGCCACGCCTGCCGGTCGCCGCGCCATCGCCCTGA
- a CDS encoding MFS transporter, whose protein sequence is MTPSPHHPRAALLQDSNFRWMVSGTALTLLGDQFTLIALPWLVLQMTGDTLVLGTVLALISVPRALFILIGGALVDRHSPKQVLMRTKYANLALLGVLSGLVLAGALTLWMVYALSLAIGLATAFSIPAGTAMLPHVVPRTQL, encoded by the coding sequence ATGACCCCTTCGCCCCACCACCCTCGCGCCGCATTGCTGCAGGACTCCAACTTCCGCTGGATGGTCAGCGGCACGGCCCTCACCCTGCTGGGCGACCAGTTCACGCTCATCGCCCTGCCCTGGCTCGTGCTGCAGATGACCGGCGACACGCTGGTGCTCGGGACGGTGCTGGCCCTCATTAGCGTGCCGCGCGCGCTGTTCATCCTCATCGGCGGTGCCCTCGTGGACCGCCACTCGCCCAAGCAGGTGCTGATGCGCACCAAATACGCCAACCTGGCCTTGCTGGGCGTGCTCAGCGGGCTGGTGCTGGCGGGTGCGCTCACGCTGTGGATGGTCTATGCCCTGTCGCTGGCCATCGGCTTGGCCACCGCCTTCAGCATCCCGGCCGGCACGGCCATGCTGCCGCACGTGGTGCCGCGCACGCAGTTGTAG